AGACCTCTAATACCGCGTAATCCTGTGCTGATACTAACATACTTGAAATCCGGGGTTTACCGATGAAGTAGACTAAGTATCAGCAATTTGATGCAGTTCCAATAAGTGCAATGATGCCGGAACTTTTTCAATATTTGCTAATATATTGCCGAATTTGTGGGGTAAATCTCATCCTCTAAAACAAGCTGGGAGGGAACTCACAAAAAGGTGAGATCTTTTGAAGTTTGTAGTACCCTAATCTCGCTAAAACCAGTCTGCCTTCGAGGGCAGCGTTGAGCATGTAAGTATTTGCATTAGGAACATTGAACATGAAAAAACTGTTAGCAATGACTGCAGTAGCTGCTCTGACTATGGCTGCCAGCGTATCTGCCCAAGAAGGTGAAGCTGTATATAACAAGGCTTGCCAGGTATGTCACAGCATGGGCGTAGCCGGTGCCCCTAAGGCTCACGATGCTGCCCAGTGGGAACCTCGTCTGGCCAAAGGTATCGATGCGCTGCTGACCAGCGTTAAAGGTGGTCTGAACGCTATGCCTCCAGGCGGCATGTGCACTGACTGTACCGACGAAGACTACAAGAACGCCATCGAGTTCATGTCCAAGTAATTGGAATGTAGTTCGAAGAACCGGCCATCAGGCCGGTTTTTTATTGTCCGTTTTTTTGTAATTTTGCCTTGAGCAAGACTGACCTCAGGCAAACAAAAAGCCGGCAGATAGCCGGCTTTATTGTAGGTGAGTACCTGTCGCCCGGGGCTTATTGCACCAAGGTATCCAGTACCAGGTTCACAGACTCGCCACCCACATCGACCCCATTAAGGCTGCCTTTAAGGTCTCCTGATTGAGGCTTAACGCTGCCGTGCTTCGACAATACCGCAATGATCTCAACCTGCTTGGCGCTGCTGAGCTTCACATCGCCGCCCATATTGGTGCTATCGTCCAGAGTGATAGTGGCAGGCAGTGCTTTGGCGCTGATCTTGGTCGCCGCCAGTGGCACTTTCGGGCCTTCGGTAGCACGGGCGAAGATAAACAGCATGTCGGAATCGCTGACATTGGCGGCAAGCTCAGGTGATACCGAAATTTGAACCGTTACCGTTGGCACTGCCTTGGCAACAGGTTGGTGAACGCTGTCCTGAGGCATCTCGCCTGACTCGGCCGCCATCTTCATACGGGCGGTTTCGATGGCGTTCATCAGTGCTGTTCTATCGATATCGGTGCGTTGGGTAGACAATATGCTTTGCCAGGCGTCGATAGCCTTTTGGTAGTTGGCGGTAAAGAAAGAATCCATACCCACCAACAGCAGAGTCGATGGATCCTGAGGATCGAGTGCCAGAGACTGGTCGACTAATGCCTGTATCTCAGCCGACATCTGTTGATTGTTCTTGTAATAAAGGGCGGTGGCTTTAGGGCCCAGCAACTCGGCATGGGTACCTACCAGTGCCATTACCTTATCGAAAGCGTTTACGGCTTCGTCAAACCGGTTCGCAGAAATATAGGCGTGACCCAGATTAAACCAGGCCTGGCTGTTATCGGGTTCAGCCTGTACTGCCATTTCCATCATTTGTACCCGCTGCGACATAATTTGTTCGGCGGTCATACCTTCATGGGGATTGGCGGCGCGGGGAGGATTGGCCACATTCTCATATTGGCCAAGGTGCTGATACATGTAGCCGGAAATACCAAGCAGCGTAACGGACATCACCACAGGCCACAGCAACCCTTTGGGTTTAACTGTGTTGACCAGTGACTCGTCACTGCCCTGCTTGATGTCTTGCAGCAGGCTAATTTCGAGTTCTTTCTTCAGCGCCTCGAATTCCTGATTATCCAACAGATCTTCAGCCAGTTCTTTTTCGAGAATCGCCAAACGTTCATTAAAGAGTTCAAGGTTGGTTTGCTTACGCACGCCAGCTTCTTCAGCCTCTAACAGACGCTGCTGCCGGAAGTGGGGCACCCAGATCAGCATGAGGCCGATCAGCACAACAAATGCAATCAAAATCCAGAATGTGGTCATTATCTTATATTACCTTGGTTGCCTTGAATGGCGATACCGCCGGGTTTGCGGGTCAGATTATACGATAAGCATATTCATTGAACAGTAATATAAGCTTAAGCCCGAAGCCGAAACACCAGAGTTGGGCACTGGTTCACAGAAAGCTGATTTAACCGCAACCAATTGGTAAAAATGGGGTCAGAATGTTCGCCCAAGGGTGGTTGGGTGCGAAATTCGTCAATGTTGTAAGAATGAGACTGGCCACCCAGATTTGCGCGAAAATGGCAGACAGGAACTATAGCAACTACTAAAATGGCGCAAATTCGCAAAAACTAATGTGTGATTCATGTTGTGCGTCGATAGTAGTTGTCAGGCTGTCGACCCGGACTAATAAGACTGAGGAGTACCCATGATCCCGGAACTTGGACACTTTGCGCTGATAACAGGACTGGCATTTGCCTTACTGCTCAGCTGCGTGCCGCTCATTGGGGTAGCGCGCAAAGATCAGTATCTGGTGCGTTACGCCTGGCCATTGGCTTACGGTATGTTTCTGTTCATTGCACTGTCTGTTGTGACTCTGGCGTACAGCTTCGCGGTCGATGATTTTTCTGTTGCTTACGTGGCACACCATTCCAATTCTCAGCTTCCGAGCTTCTTCAAGATAGCGGCCGTTTGGGGTGGTCACGAAGGCTCTCTGCTGTTTTGGGTATTCTCCTTGTCTGTATGGGCTGCAGCCGTAGCCAAGTTCAGCAAAGGACTGGAAGAAGTCTTTACCGCCCGGGTACTGGCGGTGCTCGGTATGATTACTGTGGGCTTCACCCTGTTTATGCTGCTGACCTCCAGCCCGTTCGAGCGCCTATTCCCTGCGCCGATGGAAGGTCGAGACCTAAACCCCATGCTGCAGGACGTAGGCCTTATCTTCCACCCACCCATGCTGTATCTGGGATATGTGGGCTTCTCTGTCAGCTTTGCCTTTGCGATTGCCGCACTGCTCAGTGGTCGTCTCGATTCTGCCTGGGCACGCTGGAGCCGTCCCTGGACACTGGCCGCCTGGATTTTCCTGACCGGTGGTATTGCGCTGGGTTCCTGGTGGGCTTACTACGAGCTCGGCTGGGGTGGCTGGTGGTTCTGGGATCCGGTCGAAAACGCGTCCTTTATGCCATGGCTGATTGGTACCGCACTGGTGCACTCACTGATTGTGACCGAAAAGCGCGGTACCTTCCGTAACTGGACGGTACTGCTGTCTATCTTTGCCTTCTCTTTGAGTTTGCTCGGTACCTTTATTGTGCGTTCCGGCGTGCTGACATCGGTGCACTCATTCGCTGCCGATCCAAGCCGCGGTATGTTTATTCTCTTACTGCTTGGTCTTGCTATTGGTGGCTCACTCACACTGTTTGCGTTCCGTGCCAGTGAAATGAGCAGTCCAGCGAAGTTTGAACTCTGGTCAAAAGAAACCATGCTGCTGGTATGTAACCTGCTGCTGACCGTTGCCTGTGGCACAGTGCTGCTGGGTACTCTTTACCCACTGCTGATTGATGCGCTGGGCATGGGTAAGATTTCTGTAGGCCCACCATACTTCAATGCCGTATTTGTGCCCATCATCCTGGTGATGTTTGTGTTCATGGGTATCGGTCCTATTATCCGCTGGAAGAAAGCGAAAGAAGGTGAAGTGAAGCGTCAGCTGTTGATCCCGGCTATCGTCTCTGCGGTCGTAGGTATTGCAGTGCCTTTCATCGCTGGTGGCGCATTCAACGCCTGGGTTGCTTTGGGTATCGGCGCTGCCGTGTGGATCACCCTGGCCACACTTCGTGCAGGCTATAACATCGTCAAGACCAACGAAGGCCTGAGTCTTGCGCGCATGGGTCGCAGTCAGTTGGGCATGATCATCGCTCACCTGGGGATTGCGGTCTCGGTCGTGGGTGGCACCATGGTGTCCAACTACTCAATCGAGAAGAGTGTGCGTATGGGTCCGGGTATCAGCCATGAGCTGGCCGGTTATACCTTCAAGTTTACTGAGACCAAAAACGTGGTAGGTCCGAACTACACCGCACAACAAGGTCAGATAGAGGTGTATAAGGGAGACAAGTTCCTGACGCTCCTCAAGCCCGATCGTCGTCAGTACAACGTGCGCACCATGGACATGACCGAAGCCGGGATCGACTGGGGTCTGTTCCGAGATCTGTATGTCACCATGGGTGACCCTATCAGTGCCACCGAGTACGCGGTGCGTTTGAACTACAAGCCATTCGTTCGTTGGTTATGGTTCGGCGGTATCTTTATGATGGTGGGTGGTTTCTTTGCGGCCTCGGATAAACGTTACCGCGTAAAGGCAGCGGCTTCCGACAAAGCTAAAGAAGCGACTAAAGGTAACCTGGCTACAGCCTGAAAATTGGAGAAACGATGAAGAAGCTGGTCTTATTCATTCCATTGGTACTGTTTCTGGGGATGGGGATATTCCTCTACAAGGGCTTGTTCCTGAATCCTCAAAAACTGGAGTCGGCGCTTGAAGGTAAGCCTATTCCGGCGTTTCAGTTAGAGAAACTGGAAACGCCCGGTGAGATGATCACTCAGGAAGACCTGAAAGGTCAGGTGTCCCTGTTGAACGTCTGGGCAACCTGGTGTCCATCCTGTAAGTATGAGCATCCGTTTTTGATGACGTTGACCCGTCAGAAGTTGGTGCCTATTTACGGTATCAATTATCGCGATGAGCGTGCAGAAGCTATTCGCGAGCTTCGCCATCAGGGTGACCCCTATGTACTGAACATCTTCGATAAAGATGGTCGTCTAGGGTTGGACCTGGGGGTGTATGGTGCGCCGGAAACGTTTCTGGTTGACCATAAGGGTATTATTCGCTTCCGCTTTGCCGGTCCGGTTGATCAGCGTGTGTGGAGTGAGACTCTTTACCCCATGGTTCAGCAGTTGCAGCAGGAGGCCGCTGCGGAAGCGGCCGCTTCCGGTAAAGCCACTGCGACAGGAGCCGCCTCATGAAACCATTAAACCTGTTGTTGGCAATGGTGCTGTTCTGTATCAGCACCCTGACATTCGCAACGCCGGTGGACACCTATGAATTTAAGTCTGCCGACAATCAAAAGCGTGCTTTGTCGCTTGCACATGAATTGCGCTGTCCACAGTGTCAAAACCAAAACCTCATCGACTCCAACTCACCGGTTGCCCGCGACCTGCGTCTGGAAGTTTACAAGATGGTGGACGAAGGCAAGTCAGACGATCAGATTATCGAGTTTATGACCACCCGCTATGGTGACTTCGTGCTCTATAAGCCAAGGGTCGAAGGGCGGACTTATATCCTGTGGCTCGGACCAGTAGCACTGCTGTTGATTGGCTTGATGGTGGTAATACTATTCATCCGTAAACAACGCAGTCAAACAGCCGATGCTGCCGATTTGACCCCTGAGCAGCAGGCAGAACTCGATGCCTTGCTGAAAGGTAGCCAGCCCGAAGCCGATAACGGCAAGGGTAAAAAATCATGAAGCGCATAGTCTGCGCACTGATGTTGGCGGCCTCCGGGGCCGCCATTGCTTATCCGGGGATGCAACAGCAAATGGTGCAGCCAGCATCCAGTGTGGATCTCATCCGCCAGTTGCCACATCCTTTCGCGATTGACGTTGTGCCCTTTGAAGATGCAAACGGTAAGGCCGTCGACTTCAGTCAGTATCAGGGCAAGGTTGTCATGGTGAATATGTGGGCTACCTGGTGTCCGCCGTGTGTCAGGGAAATACCGGCATTGGAACGTCTTAAAGCAAAGATGGATCCAAAAGATTTTGCCTTCCTGCCCATCTCTATTGATGCGGGTGGTAAAGCAGAAGTGGATGCTTTCTTAAAGGCGAAGGGAATGGAGGACTTCGGTTCATTCTTCGATGCGCCGCAAAACTTAAGGCAGGTGTTTCCCCTCGATACAATTCCAGCCACCTTTATTCTTAATAGAGAAGGGCAGCTGGTGGCCTTTGTCAGAAGCTTTGTCGATTGGGATGACCCTAAGGCAGAAGCCCTGCTTAAAGGGATCATCGAAGCACCTTTAGCCGCCCCCGCCGTAAAAGCGGCCAAATAGTCACTCGGTCCTGTCTCTGGATCCATGAAAGATCGCATACTGTCTAAAAGATCGACATGCGATCTTTTTCTTTTAAAAAGGGCTTGCACTTCGAGCCAGCGTCCCTATAATGCGCATCCGTTGTCACGGCAAAACTGCTTAGGCAGAGACGAGATAACACCGCTAAAAGTAAGCAAAAGGTGTGGGCGGCGAGAAAGTCGCCAAACAGAAAAACCTTGAAGCAAATCACTTGACGCGACATCAGGAAAGCGTAGAATACGCAGCCCTGACCCGGTGAGCCCAGCGCGACCGGATGTTCTTTAAAAATCAGATAAGACAAGCAAATCTGTGTGGATACTCGCAGGTTGATGAAGTCGACAAAACGATTTTATCAATGAAAGAGTTTTCATGCAGAAGCATGACAGCAGAAATTCATTGAGACCAAAACTTTAATTGAAGAGTTTGATCATGGCTCAGATTGAACGCTGGCGGCAGGCCTAACACATGCAAGTCGAGCGGCAGCGGGAAGATAGCTTGCTATCTTTGCCGGCGAGCGGCGGACGGGTGAGTAATACCTGGGGATCTGCCCAATCGAGGGGGATAACAGTTGGAAACGACTGCTAATACCGCATACGCCCTACGGGGGAAAGGAGGGGCTCTTCGGACCTTCCGCGATTGGATGAACCCAGGCGGGATTAGCTAGTAGGTGAGGTAATAGCTCACCTAGGCGACGATCCCTAGCTGTTCTGAGAGGATGGACAGCCACACTGGGACTGAGACACGGCCCAGACTCCTACGGGAGGCAGCAGTGGGGAATATTGGACAATGGGGGAAACCCTGATCCAGCCATGCCGCGTGTGTGAAGAAGGCCTTCGGGTTGTAAAGCACTTTCAGTGGGGAGGAAAGGTTGTAGGTTAATACCCTATAGCTGTGACGTTACCCACAGAAGAAGCACCGGCTAACTCCGTGCCAGCAGCCGCGGTAATACGGAGGGTGCAAGCGTTAATCGGAATTACTGGGCGTAAAGCGTGCGCAGGCGGTCTGTTAAGCGAGATGTGAAAGCCCCGGGCTCAACCTGGGAACTGCATTTCGAACTGGCAGACTAGAGTCTTGTAGAGGGGGGTAGAATTCCAGGTGTAGCGGTGAAATGCGTAGAGATCTGGAGGAATACCGGTGGCGAAGGCGGCCCCCTGGACAAAGACTGACGCTCAGGCACGAAAGCGTGGGGAGCAAACAGGATTAGATACCCTGGTAGTCCACGCCGTAAACGATGTCTACTCGGAGTTTGGTGTCTTGAACACTGGGCTCTCAAGCTAACGCATTAAGTAGACCGCCTGGGGAGTACGGCCGCAAGGTTAAAACTCAAATGAATTGACGGGGGCCCGCACAAGCGGTGGAGCATGTGGTTTAATTCGATGCAACGCGAAGAACCTTACCTACTCTTGACATCCAGAGAATTCGCTAGAGATAGCTTAGTGCCTTCGGGAACTCTGAGACAGGTGCTGCATGGCTGTCGTCAGCTCGTGTTGTGAAATGTTGGGTTAAGTCCCGCAACGAGCGCAACCCTTATCCTTATTTGCCAGCGGGTAGTGCCGGGAACTTTAGGGAGACTGCCGGTGATAAACCGGAGGAAGGTGGGGACGACGTCAAGTCATCATGGCCCTTACGAGTAGGGCTACACACGTGCTACAATGGCGAGTACAGAGGGTTGCGAAGCCGCGAGGTGGAGCTAATCTCATAAAGCTCGTCGTAGTCCGGATTGGAGTCTGCAACTCGACTCCATGAAGTCGGAATCGCTAGTAATCGTGGATCAGAATGCCACGGTGAATACGTTCCCGGGCCTTGTACACACCGCCCGTCACACCATGGGAGTGGGCTGCACCAGAAGTAGATAGCTTAACCTTCGGGAGGGCGTTTACCACGGTGTGGTTCATGACTGGGGTGAAGTCGTAACAAGGTAGCCCTAGGGGAACCTGGGGCTGGATCACCTCCTTACCTAAGCGACACATTATCCTGCTGAGTGTTCACACAGATAGGTTTGTCTTAGAACCTGATATTGCCGTAAGGCGATATGCTCTTTAACAATTTGGAAAGCTGATAGTAGAAACCAAGTCTTCGGATTTGGTGAATACAAAAAATGAGTTCTCAAACACTTCAATCAAGTGTTTTGGAAATTCTTCAAGGCGAGTTCAGTAAAATGAACTATCGAAAACCAGCTGGTTGCAATACAGCACGATGAGGAAACTCATCCGGGTTGTATGGTTAAGCGACTAAGCGTATACGGTGGATGCCTTGGCAGTCAGAGGCGATGAAGGACGTAGTAACTTGCGAAAAGCGTTGGTGAGGTAGTAACAACCGTTATAGCCAGCGATGTCCGAATGGGGAAACCCGGCAGCATAAGCTGTCATCACTAAGTGAATACATAGCTTAGTGAGGCGAACGAGGGGAACTGAAACATCTAAGTACCCTCAGGAAAAGAAATCAACCGAGATTCCCTCAGTAGCGGCGAGCGAACGGGGATTAGCCCTTAAGTCTTCGGGGTGTTAGTGGAATGGTCTGGAAAGTCCAACGGTACAGGGTGATAGTCCCGTACACGACAACTAACCAAAGATGAAATCGAGTAAGGCGGCACACGTGATATGTTGTCTGAATATGGGGGGACCATCCTCCAAGGCTAAATACTCCTGACTGACCGATAGTGAACCAGTACCGTGAGGGAAAGGCGAAAAGAACCCCTGTGAGGGGAGTGAAATAGAACCTGAAACCGTATACGTACAAGCAGTGGGAGCGGTTCTTGAGACCGTGACTGCGTACCTTTTGTATAATGGGTCAGCGACTTACGTTTTGTAGCGAGGTTAAGCGAATAGCGGAGCCGTAGGGAAACCGAGTGTTAACTGCGCGTTTAGTTGCAAGGCGTAGACCCGAAACCCGGTGATCTAGCCATGGGCAGGTTGAAGGTTGAGTAACATCAACTGGAGGACCGAACCGACTAATGTTGAAAAATTAGCGGATGACTTGTGGCTGGGGGTGAAAGGCCAATCAAACCGGGAGATATCTGGTTCTCCTCGAAAGCTATTTAGGTAGCGCCTCGGACGAACACCTTTGGGGGTAGAGCACTGTTAAGGCTAGGGGGTCATCCCGACTTACCAACCCTTTGCAAACTCCGAATACCAAAGAGTGCTATCCGGGAGACAGACGGCGGGTGCTAACGTCCGTCGTCAAAAGGGAAACAACCCAGACCGTCAGCTAAGGTCCCAAAGTAATTGCTAAGTGGGAAACGATGTGGGAAGGCTTAGACAGCTAGGATGTTGGCTTAGAAGCAGCCATCATTTAAAGAAAGCGTAATAGCTCACTAGTCGAGTCGGCCTGCGCGGAAGATGTAACGGGGCTAAGCAATTCACCGAAGCTACGGGTGTGCACGATAACGTGTACGCGGTAGAGGAGCGTTCTGTAAGCCGTTGAAGGTGAAGGGGTAACCCACACTGGAGGTATCAGAAGTGCGAATGCTGACATGAGTAACGATAAAGGGGGTGAAAAACCCCCTCGCCGAAAGACCAAGGGTTCCTGTCCAACGTTAATCGGGGCAGGGTGAGTCGACCCCTAAGGCGAGGCCGAAAGGCGTAGTCGATGGGAAACGGGTTAATATTCCCGTACTTCTGCTAACTGCGATGGAGAGACGGAGAAGGCTAGGCCAGCACGGCGTTGGTTGTCCGTGTTTAAGGTGGTAGGTAGTGTGCTTAGGCAAATCCGGGCACACATATACCGAGAGCTGATGACGAGTCACTACGGTGACGAAGTGGTTGATGCCATGCTTCCAGGAAAATCTTCTAAGCTTCAGGTTAGCAGGAATCGTACCCCAAACCGACACAGGTGGTCGGGTAGAGAATACCAAGGCGCTTGAGAGAACTCGGCTGAAGGAACTAGGCAAAATGGTACCGTAACTTCGGGAGAAGGTACGCTGCTGTTGGTGACGGGACTTGCTCCCTGAGCTGACGGCAGTCGCAGATACCAGGTGGCTGCAACTGTTTATCAAAAACACAGCACTGTGCAAACTCGCAAGAGGAAGTATACGGTGTGACGCCTGCCCGGTGCCGGAAGGTTAATTGATTGGGTTATCGCAAGAGAAGCTCATGATCGAAGCCCCGGTAAACGGCGGCCGTAACTATAACGGTCCTAAGGTAGCGAAATTCCTTGTCGGGTAAGTTCCGACCTGCACGAATGGCGTAATGATGGCCACGCTGTCTCCAGCCGAGACTCAGTGAAGTTGAAATTGCGGTGAAGATGCCGTATACCCGCGGCTAGACGGAAAGACCCCGTGAACCTTTACTATAGCTTGGCACTGAACATTGACCCTACATGTGTAGGATAGGTGGGAGACTTTGAAGCGGGAACGCCAGTTCTCGTGGAGTCAACCTTGAAATACCACCCTTGTAGTGTTGATGTTCTAACCTCGGTCCATGAATCTGGACTAGGGACAGTGCCTGGTGGGTAGTTTGACTGGGGCGGTCTCCTCCCAAAGAGTAACGGAGGAGCACGAAGGTTGGCTAAACACGGTCGGACATCGTGTGGTTAGTGTAATGGCACAAGCCAGCTTAACTGCGAGACAGACACGTCGAGCAGGTACGAAAGTAGGTCATAGTGATCCGGTGGTTCTGCATGGAAGGGCCATCGCTCAACGGATAAAAGGTACTCCGGGGATAACAGGCTGATACCGCCCAAGAGTTCATATCGACGGCGGTGTTTGGCACCTCGATGTCGGCTCATCACATCCTGGGGCTGAAGTCGGTCCCAAGGGTATGGCTGTTCGCCATTTAAAGTGGTACGCGAGCTGGGTTCAGAACGTCGTGAGACAGTTCGGTCCCTATCTGCCGTGGGCGTTGGAAGATTGAGGGGGGTTGCTCCTAGTACGAGAGGACCGGAGTGAACGAACCGCTGGTGTTCGGGTTGTCATGCCAATGGCATTGCCCGGTAGCTACGTTCGGAATCGATAACCGCTGAAAGCATCTAAGCGGGAAGCGAGCCCCAAGATGAGTCTTCCCTTGGACCTTGAGTCCACTGAAGAGCCGTCCGAGACCAGGACGTTGATAGGCAGGGTGTGTAAGCGTTGTGAGGCGTTGAGCTAACCTGTACTAATGACTCGTGCGGCTTAACCATACAACCCAGATGGGTTTCAGATGGTAGTAGATAGTCTTGAAGAGACCAGACTTGATTGAAGTGATAACTCAACAATACAGAATACCGGTCGCTTAGCTCAGCCGGGAGAGCACCTCCCTTACAAGGAGGGGGTCACTGGTTCGATCCCAGTAGCGACCACCACATTTTCTGCGACACGCAGCTTTCCGAATTGCATGTTCTTGCCCAAAGGCGAGGACATAATGAATTTGTCTGGTGACAATAGCGCTCTGGTCCCACCTGATCCCATTCCGAACTCAGCAGTGAAACGGAGCAGCGCCGATGGTAGTGTGGGGTCTCCCCATGTGAGAGTAGGTCATTGCCAGACGCCTAATTTGGGCCTAGCCCAAAGGAGCGGTAGTTCAGTTGGTTAGAATACCGGCCTGTCACGCCGGGGGTCGCGGGTTCGAGTCCCGTCCGCTCCGCCAACTTAAGTGAAAAGCCTCATCTTCGGATGGGGCTTTTTGCTATTTGTTATCCGGGACTGCGCCCTGCGGAATCCTGGTCGCGACACCAGCCGTGCGTGTTGACTCCCGTCCGCTCCGACAGCATAAAGACGAAAGCCTCTGCAGCAATGCAGAGGCTTTTTTCGTTTTACAACATTTGCACTTGGTGTTGTGGTGTTGCGGATAAATCCGCCCCAGCGACACTAAAGCTTCGCGCTAACCGCCATAGATGTTGGGAATCTAGAAACGTCTGGAACGGTTTTCTACCCTCAGCTTGTGGCTGCGCCACATTCGCCCACCAACTGACATAAAGTCTTGCTGAAAACAGCGGGGCTTTTTTGTCTTTATCGCTCCCGAAAGTGCTGCGCACTTTGAGGTTCGGGCCAGCCAGCCGGCCCACCGGCCCCATCCAATAGCGTCCTTGCTTAACAGCCCAGTTTGGCAAAATATATCCTTATACAAGAGCCAGTTCGGCCATCCTTGCTCACCATGCCTCTCGCTCAGGAACTCATCGCTGCGCGATATTCACCCGTTACTTAAGACGAAAGCCCCTGCCGCTATTGTAAATAGGCGTGCACACGCTTGTTGTCTTGACCGCTCCCGAACGTATTGCTAATGGCCGCGTCGTCGAATGCCGGACCATCGAGTCTGTCCAACAGCGTCCTTGTTTAACAGCTCAGTTGAGCAATCCAGCCTCTCGCTTAATTACACATCGGTTCGCGATATTCCCCCGCCACCTCTAGACGAAAGTCTATGCTTGGGTGGGTTTGGGTTTTAATGAAGATGCAGGGGCTCCTTTACTAAGGAGCACGGACTATTTGTCACGTGGATCTATATTGGATTTTTGGGCTGATTAACTGAGCTGGAAAGATATTAGGAATTCTGAACTATCAGGCTCGGTATATAACACCAATATTGAAATTTAACTCTTGCTACCCCGTGCCCGGCTGATGGTTGCGTCATTGTGGCACCCGCTTAGCCCTATTTCTGCTTCAATAATTGACCGGTCAATTTTTATATATCGCTAATCTAGTACCTATAGCTGCGTTGGATATTTAGGGTGAATGAGTTGCTTAAATCAACCACACATATTTTGGTGATACAGTCTGCTCAGTCTCAGGAGGGTATACATGGAGATTGGATTGTCAGACACAATAAATGCTCAATTACCTGGTAGATGCTGAAGTTATTAAAAATATACTTTCGAAGCCTACTGGCAAAAAGTACCTCTAGAGCTGCTTTACGTTGTTTCTATGTTGCTTAAATGATCGAAGTAATTAACTAAGTGTCAGAAAAATAACCAATACTGGAGGGCGTAAAATTTCAGCATTTTTATGTCGCCAGGTCTTTTTTCTGTGGATAAGATGTGGGTTTGATGTGTTTAATAGGTGGTTATCTGCAATTCTTAAAAAAGATCGAAAAAAGATGGAAAAAGCCCTTGCGCAAAAGTTTGGGCTCCCTATAATGCGCATCCACTGACACGGCACGGGGCGCTAAGCGCGGCGGGTTGTGAAAGTGGTTGAAATGAGCGAAAGCCAACTTCAACAGCGCTTCAAGAAAGTTTGCAAAAACTGCTTGACGCGACATCAGGAAAGCGTAGAATACGCAGCCCTGACCCGGTGAGCCCAGCGCGACCGGATGTTCTTTAAAAATCAGATAAGACAAGCAAATCTG
This portion of the Shewanella amazonensis SB2B genome encodes:
- a CDS encoding c-type cytochrome codes for the protein MKKLLAMTAVAALTMAASVSAQEGEAVYNKACQVCHSMGVAGAPKAHDAAQWEPRLAKGIDALLTSVKGGLNAMPPGGMCTDCTDEDYKNAIEFMSK
- the nrfF gene encoding heme lyase NrfEFG subunit NrfF, with amino-acid sequence MKPLNLLLAMVLFCISTLTFATPVDTYEFKSADNQKRALSLAHELRCPQCQNQNLIDSNSPVARDLRLEVYKMVDEGKSDDQIIEFMTTRYGDFVLYKPRVEGRTYILWLGPVALLLIGLMVVILFIRKQRSQTADAADLTPEQQAELDALLKGSQPEADNGKGKKS
- a CDS encoding heme lyase CcmF/NrfE family subunit: MIPELGHFALITGLAFALLLSCVPLIGVARKDQYLVRYAWPLAYGMFLFIALSVVTLAYSFAVDDFSVAYVAHHSNSQLPSFFKIAAVWGGHEGSLLFWVFSLSVWAAAVAKFSKGLEEVFTARVLAVLGMITVGFTLFMLLTSSPFERLFPAPMEGRDLNPMLQDVGLIFHPPMLYLGYVGFSVSFAFAIAALLSGRLDSAWARWSRPWTLAAWIFLTGGIALGSWWAYYELGWGGWWFWDPVENASFMPWLIGTALVHSLIVTEKRGTFRNWTVLLSIFAFSLSLLGTFIVRSGVLTSVHSFAADPSRGMFILLLLGLAIGGSLTLFAFRASEMSSPAKFELWSKETMLLVCNLLLTVACGTVLLGTLYPLLIDALGMGKISVGPPYFNAVFVPIILVMFVFMGIGPIIRWKKAKEGEVKRQLLIPAIVSAVVGIAVPFIAGGAFNAWVALGIGAAVWITLATLRAGYNIVKTNEGLSLARMGRSQLGMIIAHLGIAVSVVGGTMVSNYSIEKSVRMGPGISHELAGYTFKFTETKNVVGPNYTAQQGQIEVYKGDKFLTLLKPDRRQYNVRTMDMTEAGIDWGLFRDLYVTMGDPISATEYAVRLNYKPFVRWLWFGGIFMMVGGFFAASDKRYRVKAAASDKAKEATKGNLATA
- the ccmI gene encoding c-type cytochrome biogenesis protein CcmI, with translation MTTFWILIAFVVLIGLMLIWVPHFRQQRLLEAEEAGVRKQTNLELFNERLAILEKELAEDLLDNQEFEALKKELEISLLQDIKQGSDESLVNTVKPKGLLWPVVMSVTLLGISGYMYQHLGQYENVANPPRAANPHEGMTAEQIMSQRVQMMEMAVQAEPDNSQAWFNLGHAYISANRFDEAVNAFDKVMALVGTHAELLGPKATALYYKNNQQMSAEIQALVDQSLALDPQDPSTLLLVGMDSFFTANYQKAIDAWQSILSTQRTDIDRTALMNAIETARMKMAAESGEMPQDSVHQPVAKAVPTVTVQISVSPELAANVSDSDMLFIFARATEGPKVPLAATKISAKALPATITLDDSTNMGGDVKLSSAKQVEIIAVLSKHGSVKPQSGDLKGSLNGVDVGGESVNLVLDTLVQ
- a CDS encoding TlpA disulfide reductase family protein; translation: MKRIVCALMLAASGAAIAYPGMQQQMVQPASSVDLIRQLPHPFAIDVVPFEDANGKAVDFSQYQGKVVMVNMWATWCPPCVREIPALERLKAKMDPKDFAFLPISIDAGGKAEVDAFLKAKGMEDFGSFFDAPQNLRQVFPLDTIPATFILNREGQLVAFVRSFVDWDDPKAEALLKGIIEAPLAAPAVKAAK
- a CDS encoding DsbE family thiol:disulfide interchange protein; this translates as MKKLVLFIPLVLFLGMGIFLYKGLFLNPQKLESALEGKPIPAFQLEKLETPGEMITQEDLKGQVSLLNVWATWCPSCKYEHPFLMTLTRQKLVPIYGINYRDERAEAIRELRHQGDPYVLNIFDKDGRLGLDLGVYGAPETFLVDHKGIIRFRFAGPVDQRVWSETLYPMVQQLQQEAAAEAAASGKATATGAAS